GGGCCGTCGCCGTGAAGCGGGCGCCCTGGAGGCCGCGGTGGAGCCGCTCGGGCTCCTCCCAGGCCATCAGGATCTGCGCGGACGAGCCGGCCTTCATGGTCAGCGTCGAGCCGACCGGGACGGTGTCCCGCAGGCCCGAGAGCCGCTCGGCCGCCGCCACGCAGATGCGCATGTCGCCCTGGCGCCGGTAGAGCTGGGCGCTCTCGCCGGTGACGTCGCGCAGATGCGTCAGAACCGGGCCCGCGGTCGCGAGCAGGCGGTCCTCGCCGGCCGCGGCGGCGAGCTCCGCCAGGCGCGGCCCGAGGATGAACCGGCCCTGCATGTCGCGGGCCACCATCCGGTGGTGTTCCAGTGCCACGGCCAGTCGGTGGGCCGTGGGTCGTGCGAGTCCCGTCGCCGCGACCAGTCCTGCGAGGGTGGCCGGACCGGACTCCAGGGCGCTCAGGACAAGGGCTGCCTTGTCGAGAACGCCTACGCCGCTAGAGTTGTCCATGCAACGATATTCGCGTCTCACTCTGTGAAACGCAAGTTCAATTTTTCTCGGAACCTGTGACCCTGGTGTTGCGGCCGCACAACGGCCCGCGAAACGGGTCTCTAGTTGTGCCGGCGTAGACGTCGGCCGGAGGGAAAGCGATGGGTAGGACACTCGCGGAGAAGGTCTGGGACGACCACGTCGTCCGGCGCGCCGAGGGCGAGCCCGACCTCCTCTTCATCGATCTGCACCTGCTGCACGAGGTGACCAGCCCGCAGGCCTTCGACGGTCTCCGGCAGAACGGCCGGCAGGTGCGGCGCCTCGACCTCACCATCGCCACCGAGGACCACA
The DNA window shown above is from Streptomyces vietnamensis and carries:
- the ndgR gene encoding IclR family transcriptional regulator NdgR; its protein translation is MDNSSGVGVLDKAALVLSALESGPATLAGLVAATGLARPTAHRLAVALEHHRMVARDMQGRFILGPRLAELAAAAGEDRLLATAGPVLTHLRDVTGESAQLYRRQGDMRICVAAAERLSGLRDTVPVGSTLTMKAGSSAQILMAWEEPERLHRGLQGARFTATALSGVRRRGWAQSIGEREPGVASVSAPVRGPSNRVVAAVSVSGPIERLTRHPGRMHAQAVIDAAARLSEALRRNG